The following are from one region of the Synechococcus sp. CBW1108 genome:
- a CDS encoding AAA family ATPase, whose translation MASAEPAAPPAQACIDRAAAQQFLSLLGKDSASARLRAFPHRANPAKGVIGARKGPFDLAVAEQWQREGRGVYLVINDGGDRKSEITACRAFFVEWDDRPIAWQLTAWRELGLPEPSLIVLSGGKSAHCYWLLEQPIPPQEWAPLQAELIAYAGGDPHCKDASRVMRLPGCWYIDAGGEPTALVELVHVSGQRYSAEDIALALLPDEFAEPVADPAPQPGIPLEHQGLDSATGIPLPNLYDEDFGPPRPLEEIRNALAAIPRRVAGSNTYGDYRNILWGLMPACEQAGHDRELAIALMEAHSPSASCGWDIRQVASSGGEQISAATFWFHARQHGWLPPAPVHNPRPPGVQSSCSHRSQGDASGRHPGGKSSDRNNSSSSNPRGTKASAPGAGPQRFSPRPDSRVRWGKVHLPIPRRLQALEHCIRSLVARERNSLWRYARVREAHAALQLKTALRLQEISQLTLEALDMRNGNRFRALTEDERSAMPPPAVQWEIPLCIPKQDLTIVGGRAKVGKTRLVHALARCLLCAEDFLGFGAPELPRPVILVTDDQGDGDTAQMLQQLGIWDHPLLLWSRRFRVTEANLDALLACLAEHPGAVVILDSLRSITRSCCFGENDPEMGSLIYDLKHQVIDAGGTLLLIHHCNKANDTTGTEALSGHNAIAGAANTILTLHYLAKGNRLIKDSPQRRLVREARSGPPADLVMAIDGNSGTFSRLGTYDDLQVQQEQESDLDRASQRVRKANEKQQEALRYLQALHANGLAGVGLLELVQAIGAAPAEARLKRDLEGETLSTYNALGRFLSHLDGLVMATRVGTSGQSYYLRYGLSDAGAEWLAREFDL comes from the coding sequence ATGGCCAGCGCTGAACCGGCTGCTCCTCCGGCGCAGGCCTGCATCGACCGCGCCGCCGCCCAGCAGTTTCTCTCCCTGCTGGGCAAAGATTCCGCCAGCGCCCGGCTACGGGCCTTTCCCCATCGCGCCAACCCCGCCAAGGGGGTGATCGGCGCCCGCAAGGGTCCGTTCGATCTGGCCGTTGCCGAGCAATGGCAGCGGGAGGGGAGGGGTGTCTACCTGGTGATCAACGACGGCGGTGACCGCAAAAGCGAGATCACGGCCTGCCGGGCGTTCTTCGTGGAGTGGGACGACCGACCCATCGCCTGGCAGCTGACGGCCTGGCGGGAGCTGGGGCTGCCGGAGCCCTCGCTGATCGTGCTCAGCGGCGGCAAGTCGGCGCACTGCTACTGGCTGCTGGAGCAGCCCATCCCACCGCAGGAGTGGGCGCCGCTGCAGGCCGAGCTGATCGCCTATGCCGGCGGCGATCCCCACTGCAAGGACGCCTCGCGGGTGATGCGGTTGCCGGGCTGCTGGTACATCGATGCAGGCGGTGAGCCCACCGCTCTGGTGGAGCTGGTGCATGTGAGCGGTCAGCGCTACTCGGCAGAGGACATTGCCCTGGCGCTGCTCCCTGATGAGTTCGCCGAACCCGTTGCAGACCCCGCGCCGCAACCAGGAATCCCCCTAGAGCATCAAGGACTGGACTCGGCCACCGGCATCCCGCTGCCGAACCTTTACGACGAGGACTTCGGGCCGCCCCGCCCGCTGGAGGAGATCCGCAACGCCCTGGCTGCCATCCCCAGGCGCGTTGCTGGCAGCAACACCTACGGCGATTACCGCAACATCCTCTGGGGCCTGATGCCGGCCTGCGAGCAGGCCGGCCATGACCGCGAGCTAGCGATCGCTTTGATGGAGGCCCACAGCCCCTCAGCCAGCTGCGGCTGGGACATCCGCCAGGTGGCCAGCTCCGGCGGCGAGCAGATCAGCGCCGCCACCTTCTGGTTCCATGCCCGCCAGCACGGCTGGCTGCCGCCGGCACCTGTCCACAACCCCAGGCCTCCCGGAGTGCAGAGCTCATGCAGCCACCGGAGCCAGGGCGACGCCAGCGGGCGCCATCCCGGCGGCAAGAGCAGCGACCGCAACAACAGCAGCAGCAGTAACCCCAGGGGGACCAAGGCATCTGCGCCTGGAGCTGGTCCTCAGCGCTTCTCGCCTCGGCCCGACAGCCGGGTGCGCTGGGGAAAGGTGCACCTGCCGATCCCACGGCGGCTGCAGGCGCTGGAGCACTGCATCCGCTCCTTGGTGGCCCGGGAGCGCAACAGCCTTTGGCGTTACGCCCGCGTGCGCGAGGCCCATGCCGCCCTGCAACTCAAGACCGCCCTGCGGCTGCAGGAAATCAGCCAGCTCACCCTCGAGGCCCTCGACATGCGCAACGGCAACCGCTTCCGCGCCCTTACAGAAGACGAACGCTCTGCCATGCCCCCACCGGCGGTGCAGTGGGAAATCCCGCTCTGCATCCCAAAGCAGGACCTGACGATCGTGGGCGGTCGGGCCAAGGTGGGCAAGACCAGGCTGGTGCACGCCCTCGCCCGCTGCCTGCTCTGCGCTGAGGACTTTCTTGGTTTCGGGGCGCCGGAGTTGCCAAGGCCGGTGATCCTGGTGACAGATGACCAGGGCGACGGCGACACCGCCCAGATGCTGCAGCAGCTGGGGATCTGGGATCACCCGTTGCTGCTCTGGTCACGCAGGTTCAGGGTCACCGAGGCCAACCTCGATGCCCTGCTGGCCTGCCTGGCCGAACACCCTGGCGCGGTGGTGATCCTCGACTCGTTGCGCTCGATCACCCGCAGCTGCTGCTTTGGCGAGAACGACCCGGAGATGGGCTCGCTGATCTACGACCTCAAGCACCAGGTCATCGACGCCGGCGGCACCCTGCTGCTCATCCACCACTGCAACAAGGCCAACGACACCACCGGCACCGAGGCCCTCTCGGGCCACAACGCCATCGCCGGTGCGGCCAACACGATCCTCACCCTGCACTACCTGGCCAAGGGCAACCGGCTGATCAAGGACTCGCCCCAGCGACGCCTGGTGCGCGAGGCCCGTTCCGGTCCGCCAGCGGATCTGGTGATGGCGATTGACGGCAACAGCGGAACCTTCTCAAGGCTCGGCACCTACGACGACCTGCAGGTGCAGCAGGAGCAGGAGAGCGATCTTGATCGCGCCAGCCAGCGGGTCCGTAAAGCGAATGAGAAGCAGCAAGAGGCCTTGCGTTACCTCCAGGCACTGCATGCCAATGGACTTGCTGGTGTGGGACTGCTGGAGCTGGTGCAGGCGATCGGCGCAGCGCCTGCAGAAGCGCGCCTTAAACGGGATCTGGAGGGAGAGACGCTGAGCACCTACAACGCCCTCGGCCGTTTCCTCAGCCACCTGGACGGCCTGGTCATGGCCACCCGGGTGGGCACCAGCGGCCAGAGCTACTACCTGCGCTACGGACTAAGCGACGCAGGCGCGGAATGGCTGGCGCGTGAGTTCGATCTGTAG
- a CDS encoding helix-turn-helix transcriptional regulator has protein sequence MPSEYRYIEAKQLEAGQQFGRMLRRWRELNHWTQYTAYKWAKEAGFEMMAPSTLSVFENGKAPKPRPESFFALAEVNRRLAAKDFSGVRTSDLKELISQAEPLLDDAGLMWGPAEFWSCHLGLLPVPSAYQTPELPAQPELDGAEAQRLSEQWRAQLVQIAKQNGIGVMDALSSAAKAAPAKQRQAFQAVLAGFESYAPEQLKGLWDGEAWLPQRWLQSWASKASAS, from the coding sequence ATGCCGTCTGAGTACCGGTACATCGAAGCCAAGCAGCTCGAAGCCGGTCAGCAGTTCGGGCGAATGCTGCGGCGCTGGCGGGAGCTGAACCACTGGACCCAGTACACGGCGTACAAGTGGGCCAAGGAGGCCGGCTTTGAAATGATGGCCCCGAGCACCCTCAGCGTGTTTGAGAACGGCAAGGCGCCCAAGCCCCGGCCGGAGAGCTTCTTTGCACTCGCCGAAGTAAATCGCCGCCTGGCGGCCAAGGATTTCAGCGGTGTGCGCACCAGCGACCTCAAGGAGCTGATCAGCCAGGCCGAGCCGCTGCTGGATGACGCAGGTCTGATGTGGGGTCCGGCCGAGTTTTGGAGCTGCCATCTGGGTCTGCTGCCCGTGCCAAGCGCATACCAGACGCCGGAGCTGCCGGCCCAGCCTGAGCTCGATGGGGCAGAAGCCCAACGCTTGAGCGAGCAGTGGCGAGCCCAGCTGGTGCAGATCGCCAAGCAGAACGGCATAGGCGTTATGGATGCCCTCAGCTCGGCGGCTAAGGCGGCGCCGGCCAAGCAGCGGCAGGCCTTCCAGGCCGTACTGGCAGGCTTTGAGAGCTATGCACCAGAGCAACTGAAGGGGCTGTGGGACGGTGAAGCGTGGCTGCCGCAGCGCTGGCTCCAGAGCTGGGCAAGCAAGGCCAGCGCCAGCTGA
- a CDS encoding BRO family protein translates to MSNTSALVPYRFEGHRILVSTDEHGEAWFAAADVAAALGQQPIARGLANMREEEHCLYSQEGPGSEGCTLALISEGGLLRLLLLGKSQTAWRMRRWLTHELLPALRPHQVKPRVHLSGPAGEKTQTVQAVLRLAEEIIELTGVGYSDALLAAIEGIEASTGLSLAPVQQVLRDSYSAASAHRPAQPVGASVEARLDAEQLAERLGRTIRDMNRRLAACGLQVRNDLDDWQLTAVGRDWGHTVPSWTRGQRCQQILWNPAVMTVLREELP, encoded by the coding sequence ATGAGCAACACGTCCGCTCTGGTGCCCTATCGGTTTGAGGGGCACCGCATCCTGGTGAGCACCGATGAGCACGGTGAGGCCTGGTTCGCCGCCGCTGATGTCGCGGCCGCCCTTGGCCAGCAGCCGATCGCCAGGGGGCTGGCCAACATGCGGGAGGAGGAGCACTGCCTCTATTCCCAGGAAGGCCCCGGCAGCGAGGGCTGCACTCTGGCCCTGATCAGTGAAGGCGGCCTGCTGAGGCTTCTGCTGTTGGGCAAAAGCCAGACGGCCTGGCGAATGCGGCGCTGGCTCACCCATGAGCTGCTGCCCGCCCTGCGACCCCACCAGGTCAAACCAAGGGTCCACTTATCAGGGCCGGCTGGGGAAAAGACCCAGACGGTGCAAGCAGTGCTGCGGCTTGCTGAGGAGATCATCGAGCTCACCGGCGTCGGGTACTCCGATGCGCTCCTCGCTGCCATTGAGGGCATCGAGGCCAGCACCGGCCTCAGCCTGGCCCCAGTGCAACAGGTTCTGCGCGACAGCTACTCTGCGGCCTCAGCTCATCGGCCCGCTCAGCCGGTTGGTGCGTCAGTCGAGGCACGCCTGGATGCAGAGCAATTAGCCGAGCGGCTAGGCCGCACGATCAGGGATATGAACCGCCGGTTGGCGGCCTGCGGCCTGCAGGTGCGCAATGACCTCGATGACTGGCAGCTCACTGCAGTCGGCCGCGACTGGGGCCACACCGTGCCCAGCTGGACGCGGGGTCAACGCTGCCAGCAAATCCTCTGGAATCCCGCGGTGATGACCGTGCTGCGGGAGGAGTTGCCATGA
- a CDS encoding KilA-N domain-containing protein: protein MNTHTLVSRSSNGTSISRRASDGYVNATAMCKANGKQCPKYRESVLCQSYLDTLAETSVIRMFDLVESRQVKSYRHFLLANTLKRYRAQVAGN, encoded by the coding sequence ATGAATACGCACACCCTGGTGTCCCGTTCAAGCAACGGCACATCAATTTCTCGGCGCGCCAGCGATGGCTATGTCAATGCCACAGCCATGTGCAAAGCCAACGGCAAGCAATGCCCGAAGTACCGGGAAAGCGTCCTCTGCCAGAGCTATCTCGACACCTTGGCTGAAACCTCCGTAATTCGGATGTTTGACCTGGTCGAGTCCCGCCAGGTCAAGAGCTATCGCCACTTCTTGCTGGCCAACACCCTCAAGCGCTACCGCGCCCAAGTGGCAGGGAACTGA
- a CDS encoding helix-turn-helix domain-containing protein — protein sequence METQVTTTRQRVWVTTAEACTALGMSRETLRRLRLRGVLTPGKHYRRWGCTQGRGPLQWHLENVEATITGWSRRHLQH from the coding sequence ATGGAAACCCAAGTAACGACCACTCGCCAGCGGGTCTGGGTCACGACGGCAGAGGCCTGCACTGCCCTGGGGATGAGCCGGGAGACCCTTCGCCGGCTGCGGCTACGCGGGGTGCTCACCCCCGGCAAGCACTACAGGCGTTGGGGCTGCACCCAGGGCCGGGGACCACTGCAGTGGCACCTGGAAAACGTTGAGGCCACCATCACTGGGTGGAGCCGTCGGCATCTGCAGCACTGA
- a CDS encoding AbrB/MazE/SpoVT family DNA-binding domain-containing protein, with amino-acid sequence MTQSKPQGRSADASQHFPQAIRRWGNSLAVRLPADCLRQAGLQEGDEIDIVIGPDGRLSLEPLRKLDRSALASDLRQLQATMPLTPSVIEECRGGERW; translated from the coding sequence TTGACACAGTCCAAGCCGCAAGGTCGTTCAGCCGACGCCAGCCAGCACTTCCCCCAGGCGATCCGTCGCTGGGGGAACAGCCTGGCGGTCAGGCTCCCGGCGGATTGCTTGCGTCAGGCCGGGCTGCAGGAAGGCGATGAGATCGACATCGTCATTGGACCAGACGGCCGCCTGAGCCTGGAGCCTCTGCGCAAGCTGGATCGCTCTGCCCTGGCCAGTGATTTGCGTCAACTTCAGGCCACCATGCCACTCACTCCTTCGGTGATTGAGGAATGCCGTGGCGGTGAACGCTGGTGA
- a CDS encoding type II toxin-antitoxin system VapC family toxin, translating into MAVNAGDADPSMIYLDTSVVVALLTPEQSSSRALDWFAQSREPLISSDWLITETHSALGMKQRLHGLSAEARLAAGEQFERLLQGGVELRPLDRGRFRQAAELLQDPALGLRAGDALHLAVALHSRCTQLASFDIRMQQAAQTLGLMSALP; encoded by the coding sequence GTGGCGGTGAACGCTGGTGACGCTGACCCATCGATGATCTATCTCGACACCAGCGTCGTGGTGGCTCTGCTGACCCCAGAACAGAGCAGCTCGCGCGCCCTCGACTGGTTTGCGCAGTCTCGTGAACCCTTGATCAGCAGCGACTGGCTGATCACCGAAACCCACAGCGCCCTCGGGATGAAGCAGCGTCTTCACGGCCTCAGTGCTGAGGCACGACTGGCCGCTGGGGAGCAGTTCGAGAGATTGCTGCAGGGCGGCGTTGAACTGCGTCCGCTGGACCGGGGCCGCTTTCGCCAGGCGGCCGAGCTGCTCCAGGATCCTGCCCTCGGCCTGCGCGCCGGTGATGCCCTGCATCTGGCTGTGGCGCTGCACAGCCGCTGCACCCAGCTGGCCAGCTTCGATATTCGGATGCAGCAAGCGGCACAGACCCTGGGCCTAATGTCCGCCCTCCCGTAG
- a CDS encoding IS5 family transposase, translating into MGQRGFWDEQQRVEKLKTKKPVLERLSQSIPWESFRPLLERGYAQERKSNAGRRRIDPLILFKMLVLQQLFNLSDDDTEFQVNDRRSFEEFVGLGVMNDIPDATTIAFFRERLRKAGVIEELFEKFEAYLRSQGLEARGGQIIDATLVPVPRQRNSREDNKEIKENRMPEGWDENPNRLQQKDLDARWVKKNGINHYGYKNSICIDVEHGFIRRYAVTPANIHDSQMLPMLLDPENTDDYVWADSAFAGERFEDLLDLGGFESCIHEKGSRNHPLSDAAKERNRIKSAIRACVEHVFGCMTMSMGGKMTRKIGLEKNKAWWGLKNLTFNFLRYLLRANRAFALA; encoded by the coding sequence ATGGGCCAGAGAGGCTTCTGGGACGAGCAGCAGAGGGTTGAAAAGCTCAAAACTAAAAAACCTGTTCTTGAGCGACTTTCCCAGTCGATTCCTTGGGAATCATTTCGCCCACTGCTCGAAAGAGGTTATGCGCAAGAGCGGAAAAGCAATGCTGGTCGGCGGAGAATTGATCCTCTGATCCTCTTCAAAATGCTGGTGCTCCAACAGCTTTTCAATTTGAGCGATGATGACACTGAGTTCCAGGTAAATGATCGCCGTTCTTTTGAAGAGTTTGTTGGCTTAGGCGTAATGAACGATATTCCCGATGCTACTACTATCGCCTTTTTTAGAGAAAGGCTTCGTAAGGCTGGGGTAATCGAAGAGCTGTTTGAAAAGTTTGAGGCCTATCTCCGGTCCCAAGGCCTCGAAGCCCGTGGCGGGCAGATAATTGATGCAACGTTGGTTCCAGTGCCACGGCAGCGGAATAGCAGAGAAGACAACAAGGAGATTAAAGAGAATCGCATGCCTGAAGGATGGGACGAAAACCCAAATCGATTGCAGCAAAAGGACTTAGATGCGCGATGGGTTAAAAAGAACGGCATCAATCACTATGGCTACAAGAACAGTATCTGTATCGACGTTGAACATGGATTTATCAGACGCTATGCCGTGACACCGGCCAATATCCATGACAGTCAGATGCTGCCGATGCTCCTCGATCCTGAGAACACAGATGATTATGTTTGGGCAGATTCTGCCTTTGCAGGCGAGCGCTTTGAAGACCTACTGGATCTTGGCGGTTTTGAAAGTTGCATTCACGAAAAAGGCAGCCGCAATCACCCGCTAAGCGACGCAGCCAAAGAGCGTAACCGTATTAAATCAGCAATTAGAGCTTGTGTGGAACATGTTTTTGGCTGCATGACCATGTCTATGGGTGGCAAGATGACTAGAAAGATTGGGCTTGAGAAAAACAAAGCATGGTGGGGTCTCAAGAATCTGACATTTAACTTCTTGCGATATCTTCTAAGAGCAAATCGTGCATTTGCACTCGCATGA
- a CDS encoding SHOCT domain-containing protein, translated as MKFLIFRGPLDLNIRDYKAKALPFSKVLSASQGGIEKVLFDQAYRGRLCFISCHFYDGYTSKWSSYYLELQPYESTCFALAGGCNTITFPKPDSRIKISVGSQEFDVVMTDESRYRYYLPLALRQAMVASDGIPVTIKTTWDKYRNYRVGDESRKLLGAVLNRNDEIEPPRMIDSSIQSVEERLNELMKLREKGLIDEQEYNRLRQKALGL; from the coding sequence GTGAAATTCTTGATTTTTCGAGGTCCCCTTGATTTGAACATCAGGGACTACAAGGCAAAGGCTCTACCTTTTTCAAAAGTACTCTCGGCGAGTCAAGGTGGCATCGAAAAGGTGCTGTTTGATCAGGCTTACAGGGGCAGGCTTTGCTTCATCTCTTGTCATTTCTATGACGGCTACACTTCAAAGTGGAGTAGTTATTACTTGGAGCTACAGCCATACGAGAGCACATGTTTTGCACTGGCTGGCGGCTGCAATACAATCACCTTCCCAAAGCCTGACTCTCGTATAAAGATCAGCGTCGGGAGCCAAGAGTTTGATGTGGTAATGACCGACGAGAGCCGGTATCGATATTATTTGCCACTTGCGCTAAGGCAGGCGATGGTGGCTAGTGACGGCATCCCTGTCACTATTAAGACGACATGGGATAAGTATCGCAATTATAGGGTTGGGGATGAATCTCGGAAGCTGCTAGGCGCGGTGCTCAACCGAAATGATGAAATCGAACCGCCACGCATGATTGATTCATCTATTCAATCAGTGGAAGAAAGGCTTAACGAGCTCATGAAGCTGCGAGAGAAGGGTCTGATTGATGAGCAGGAATACAACCGGCTCAGGCAAAAAGCTTTAGGCCTCTAG
- the istB gene encoding IS21-like element helper ATPase IstB, whose translation MAWIRCHWQSIASQAEGEGWSPSQFLYALCEQEMEQRQQARQHRLLRAAQLPWSKALADYDHGGRIEAHRWQELEALSRQSEWLQRGENVLLFGPSGVGKTHLAVGIALAQIGLDQACRFYPATSLVQELQKARAEYNLPAALERLDRYPLLLIDDIGYVRRDEQESSVLFELICHRYERRSLLITANQPFTAWDEIFPSSSMTVAAVDRLVHHCHIVEISGDSHRRAQASRRSGSK comes from the coding sequence TTGGCATGGATCCGCTGCCACTGGCAGAGCATCGCCTCGCAGGCTGAGGGCGAGGGCTGGAGCCCCAGTCAGTTTCTCTATGCCCTGTGCGAGCAGGAAATGGAGCAACGCCAGCAGGCCCGCCAGCACCGGCTGCTGCGCGCGGCCCAGCTGCCCTGGAGCAAAGCGCTGGCGGACTACGACCATGGCGGCCGGATCGAGGCGCACCGATGGCAGGAACTGGAGGCCTTGAGCCGCCAGAGCGAGTGGCTGCAGCGGGGCGAGAACGTGCTGCTGTTCGGCCCCAGCGGTGTGGGCAAGACGCACCTGGCGGTCGGCATCGCCTTGGCGCAGATCGGCCTGGATCAGGCCTGCCGCTTCTATCCCGCCACGAGCCTGGTGCAGGAGCTGCAGAAGGCCCGCGCCGAATACAACCTGCCGGCAGCGCTGGAGCGGCTGGATCGCTACCCGCTGCTGCTGATCGATGACATTGGCTATGTGCGGCGGGATGAACAGGAGAGCAGCGTGCTGTTTGAGCTGATCTGCCACCGCTACGAGCGCCGATCGCTGCTGATCACCGCCAATCAGCCGTTCACCGCCTGGGATGAGATCTTCCCCAGCAGCTCAATGACCGTGGCGGCGGTGGACCGGCTGGTGCACCACTGCCACATCGTCGAGATCAGCGGCGACAGCCACCGCCGCGCCCAAGCAAGCCGGCGCAGCGGCAGCAAATAG
- the istA gene encoding IS21 family transposase, whose product MLETLVPMRRDQVMPAPLTSHQRNLFMTKRRGGSSQEAAAAAAGISVRSARRIECNQLQPRANQPRGRTRPDPLVGVWEEELVPLLQRSPALTPITLLEHLQQQKPDVDWIPLQRTLQRRVREWKALHGPAPEVIFPLSYEPGEIAFCDFTQLKGVEVTIAGQVFPHLLFHYRLAWSGWSYAQVVQGGESFAALSEGLQNALAACGGVPGELRTDRLSAACRNRNGSFSSDITRRYHALCSHYSLAYSRNNLGVAHENGRVESPHGHLKRRIEQALLLRGSSDFESLAEYQAFLAAVIDQYNRPRLIRLEQEQAALRPLPRFRFADYDIEQLTVRRTSTIEVRRVVYSVPPRLIDQRLTVRIFHDRLQLLLGRQIACELERRHGGVERHGRAWSIDLEHLIDALRRKPRALLHCSYQRELFPDERWWQLWQQLRNGGDRDAAARLMVEALYVGCRLAGYEPVLGWLEKAHQRQGLSLAALQQRFRLPPHRPHPPQRIPQHSLQSYDDLLALHPAAPGGGSRPADPAATAAVGMDPLPLAEHRLAG is encoded by the coding sequence GTGCTGGAGACCCTGGTGCCGATGCGCAGGGACCAGGTGATGCCGGCACCACTGACAAGCCACCAACGCAATCTGTTCATGACGAAACGACGAGGCGGCAGCAGCCAGGAGGCTGCTGCCGCGGCGGCGGGCATCTCAGTGCGCAGTGCTCGCCGGATTGAATGCAATCAGCTGCAGCCGCGGGCGAACCAGCCCCGTGGCCGCACCCGCCCCGATCCGCTGGTAGGGGTATGGGAGGAGGAGCTGGTGCCGTTGCTGCAGCGCTCACCCGCGCTGACGCCGATCACGCTCCTGGAGCATCTGCAGCAGCAGAAACCTGATGTGGACTGGATTCCGCTACAGCGCACCCTGCAGCGCCGGGTGCGGGAGTGGAAGGCACTGCACGGCCCGGCGCCGGAGGTGATCTTCCCTTTGAGCTATGAGCCTGGCGAAATTGCCTTCTGTGACTTCACCCAGCTCAAGGGGGTGGAGGTGACGATCGCCGGCCAGGTGTTCCCCCATCTGCTGTTCCACTACCGCCTGGCCTGGAGCGGCTGGAGCTATGCGCAGGTGGTCCAGGGCGGCGAGAGTTTTGCAGCCCTCTCCGAGGGTCTGCAGAACGCTCTGGCTGCCTGCGGCGGGGTGCCAGGTGAACTGCGCACCGACCGGTTATCAGCAGCGTGCCGTAACCGCAACGGCAGTTTCAGCTCCGACATCACCCGCCGTTATCACGCCCTCTGCAGCCACTACAGCCTGGCCTACAGCCGCAACAACCTGGGGGTGGCGCATGAGAACGGCCGTGTGGAGAGTCCCCATGGCCATCTCAAGCGGCGGATCGAGCAGGCGTTGCTGCTGCGCGGCAGCAGTGATTTCGAGTCGCTGGCTGAATACCAGGCTTTTCTGGCCGCGGTGATTGACCAGTACAACAGGCCGCGCCTGATCCGGCTGGAGCAGGAGCAGGCGGCGCTGCGGCCACTACCGCGGTTTCGTTTTGCCGACTACGACATTGAACAGCTCACGGTGCGGCGCACCAGCACGATCGAGGTACGCAGAGTCGTGTATTCGGTGCCGCCGCGGCTGATCGACCAGCGGCTGACGGTGCGGATCTTCCACGACCGGCTGCAGCTGCTTCTGGGCCGGCAGATCGCCTGCGAACTGGAGCGGCGCCACGGCGGTGTCGAGCGTCATGGGCGGGCGTGGAGCATCGATCTGGAGCACCTGATCGATGCGCTCAGGCGAAAACCCCGGGCATTGCTGCACTGCAGTTACCAGCGGGAGCTGTTCCCCGATGAGCGCTGGTGGCAGCTGTGGCAGCAGCTGCGCAATGGCGGTGACCGTGACGCCGCCGCCCGATTGATGGTCGAGGCGCTGTATGTGGGCTGCCGCCTGGCGGGCTACGAGCCAGTGCTGGGTTGGCTCGAGAAGGCCCATCAACGGCAAGGGCTGTCGCTGGCGGCGCTGCAGCAACGCTTCCGGCTGCCGCCCCATCGCCCCCACCCACCGCAACGCATTCCCCAACACAGCCTGCAGAGCTATGACGACCTCCTTGCCCTCCATCCCGCGGCCCCAGGCGGCGGAAGCCGCCCTGCCGATCCTGCTGCGACAGCTGCGGTTGGCATGGATCCGCTGCCACTGGCAGAGCATCGCCTCGCAGGCTGA